TTGGTGTCGGCATCGAGGCTGATCCAGTTTTCGGCGTCGATCAATTGCACCAAGCGCGAGAGCTTGGCAGGGTCTTGAATCTTGTTCTGCGCCTTGAAGAAGATCGCACCCAACATGCCGGGCTCTTGCCCCAGTTTGTGCAATACCGCCAGATAGTGCGATTCCAAAGGCTCGCCCACTTTCGGCGTCAGGCTGGCCCAGTCATAACCCTTGGGGATATGGGTGTCACGGTTATAGGGTTCTTGCGCATACTCGTGCGCCAGCTTCAAAAACAGCAGATAGGTTAGCTGCTCAAGGTAATCGCCATAGCCCACGCCGTCGTCGCGGAGAGTGTGGCAGAAGTTCCAGACCTTCTGGACCAAAGTACTTGTATTCATATCAGGCCTCTAACAATTCTTGTATCCATGGGTGATCTTCACTGCGCTGTCCACGCAGGAGAAAATGCATATCACCACTGAAGGGCGCATCACGATCAATAGCACGCCGCAGTCGGGCAGCAACAGTTTTAAAGTCCTGTTCACGGGCCGTGTCTTGGGTGGCCTGCTCAAACAATCGCTTGCCCTCATCAACATCAGACATTAGTTGAACAGCAGCTGTATGGCGCCTTTTGCAGGTTGGCTCATAGTGCAGATGGAAAACCTCAATGGAGATTTCTGCTCGCTGCTTGGCGACAGGATCATTACTGGTCGTGCAAGGTTGCCCGTTCTCCTGCTGGCAACCCAAGAGGCGCCAGTCGGCCAGCTCGCAAGGGTCTAAGAGCATGGGGCGCTCCTGGGTTACCGGACCCGCCACGTAAACACGATTAGCCTCGTTGACCAGTGGGAATCTATCGGCCTTTCCACCAACAGTGCCAGCCTCCACGTCCTTACGGCGGCTGTTGCAGTAGGTGCAGGCGTAACGAAAATTGGTCGGATCGAATGCTAGCCAACGATAACCGGAGTGCGGGCTGGCAGCGTCGCTCACGCGGCCCTTGGGTCGAAAATGATCTACCGCGTTATCTGAACGGTCGACGTGCGTTTCGCAATACCAGCATTTGTCATGCAGAAGATCTGCCAGACCATTTTTCAACTCGCGCCAAACAGTGGAGTGGTCATTGGGGTCTGCGCCACCAGCAACAGCCAGCGCAGCAACTTGAGCCCGCTGGAGCCAACCTGCTGGCTGAACCAGCTTAGAACGATCCACATACCTCAAGGCGAAACCTCTCCGCTGCTGCCAGGCTCATTCGCAAGCAGCTCGGCGATCAGACGTTTGGCGAGGGATTCGCGCTCCACGCGAGGCATTTGCACAACCTTCTCTGCAAGCTGTTGTGGGCTATCAACTTCAAAGCGCTCTACCAGCAACGCATTTCTCAGGCGCAGATAGCGAGAGTACTCATCGTCCGGATGAAAAAAGCGGAAACCGAGCCTGTCCAGCTTTACGTTGATTTTGTCTAGTTCGCGCTGCTCGTCCTTGCTTAACACTTCCTTAGAAGCAAACGCTCTCTGTGCCTCCAGAAGGAGCTGGGTCGGCTGGTCAAGTGACGAGGCAATACCAAACATGTCACTGGTAACAATCGCGGCATAGCCCATGCCCTGTGGTGCAGTCTCTGGATAGCACGCGACGATTCGTCGGCGTTCATCGTCTTTGGTCAAACGTAGAATTTGCACCTGCTCGCGATCCAGCTCCGCGACAGCAAGCGGATTGTGCGTCGTCAAAACAATGTGGCTCGTTTCATCCTGCTGTATTCCACTTGAGATGAATTTCTTCAGGTACGTGATGTAATCCACGCACCAGCGCGGATTCAAGTGCGTGTCCGGCTCATCCAAGAGGAACAGGCTTTCGTCTTCGGCGGTAAAGCGCAATAGGCCCAGCACTGTCAGCAACTGCTGTTCACCTTCGCTCAGCTCGCGGAAGGTCACACTGCCGTCGTTCTTTTTGAGGCGCACGCGGATGCGCACCTCTTCTATCAGCTCTGAGACATAGGTGCTCTCCAAATCCCGAAAGAACTTTGCTGGTGCTTGATTGCCCACCAAGCGCCGCAACGCGGCAATGTCCTTCACGTAGAGATACTTGAAACGCAGGGTTTCCTTGTTCCAGATTGACGTGGACACGCGACGGCTGATGTCAACGGGCGCCAAAGCAATGTCATACAACCGAGCAAGGAAGTCGCGTACCACGCCCCGTGCATTCCAGAAGCGCGGGTCTCCATCGATGGCTTTTGATTTCCATGGTGGTTGTCGCAACACGAAGAGTACCGATTCAATACCTTCATCTGGATCAAGGCCGAGGTGGTCGTCGAGAAATGCCCGCACCACGTCGGACTGTTGAATCAAAAAGGCCAACAATACGAACTGACTGTGCACGGGCATCGCGTAGAACAGGCGCTTTAGCCCCGGGTCTTCGCCATTGCGCAGTTTGCTGTCGTAGCCTTCCAGGTAGGGGCGGAACACCTCGTGCATGCGCGGGCTTTCACCCGAGTAATAGCTGAACACGTAACTCGGCAAATAACCGGTATCCGCGTTCAAGAAGGCAGTGAGTTTGATCGGCTCACCCAGAGGCGACTTGTCAGCATCGTCCCCGAAATCGGC
This is a stretch of genomic DNA from Parachlamydiales bacterium. It encodes these proteins:
- a CDS encoding AAA family ATPase translates to MRLDKLTIGSVKDSPTHQFKNLKNVTIDFDQDHWVTVVIGWNGTGKSNVLEALAIIFRDLIGKKRTPAFAFQLAYRMGAGENLRHIHIDADPDREKNPFLIRVADAKQIKQNDLIHSVADFGDDADKSPLGEPIKLTAFLNADTGYLPSYVFSYYSGESPRMHEVFRPYLEGYDSKLRNGEDPGLKRLFYAMPVHSQFVLLAFLIQQSDVVRAFLDDHLGLDPDEGIESVLFVLRQPPWKSKAIDGDPRFWNARGVVRDFLARLYDIALAPVDISRRVSTSIWNKETLRFKYLYVKDIAALRRLVGNQAPAKFFRDLESTYVSELIEEVRIRVRLKKNDGSVTFRELSEGEQQLLTVLGLLRFTAEDESLFLLDEPDTHLNPRWCVDYITYLKKFISSGIQQDETSHIVLTTHNPLAVAELDREQVQILRLTKDDERRRIVACYPETAPQGMGYAAIVTSDMFGIASSLDQPTQLLLEAQRAFASKEVLSKDEQRELDKINVKLDRLGFRFFHPDDEYSRYLRLRNALLVERFEVDSPQQLAEKVVQMPRVERESLAKRLIAELLANEPGSSGEVSP